Within the Nicotiana tabacum cultivar K326 chromosome 11, ASM71507v2, whole genome shotgun sequence genome, the region AGTCTTGTATTTGCACTTCACAAGATAATTTGTTTTCCTCTCTTCACACTGGTCCAAAAGAGTATAAAGAGCAAGGAATCGGCTTAATGTGACATAAGTTTGTGCTGCCATTCCTAAATTTTGCTTAATGTATATGATGGGAAACTACAGAATCACAAAATTTCAACTTATAGCTTATTAGGGTTATCATAAAGTATACAATAATCAGATAATTGATCTCAATTAACTTCAAATTGATAACTGATTGTTGTTGTATGCGTACAATCTTATGATAATGACGATTAAGACAAAATTCGTACACTTTGTTTGACTGTTTCGGAAACTGACAATTTTTTAGCCTTTCACcagtggaaaaaaaaaaaagattatttggatGACGACTTCCTTTTACCAGCTTAGGCATAGagtaattaatcatggaaatccACAAACAGTTTTGCCTCCATCAACACAGATGATTTGTCCAGTTATATAAGAAGCAGCAGGAAAGCACAAGTATGCCACCAGTGAGGAAACTTCATTTGGCTTTCCCATCCTGCTTATTGGTGTTCTCTTAATTAAGTTCTCCACATCTTTTGACTCAAAATCTTCCTGCAAACACACACAAAaaccacacaaaaaaaaaaaagaaaaaaaaaactatagtTAGGTAAAGTTACACttaaatattttctctttttctttcttaccaGTTTTTGTCCAACTTTATGgagaaaaaattataattaaaaaattagcAGAAAGAACCAAACAAAGGATCGGAGAAATGATACTTACAGCTACAGTATCTGTAAGCGCAGTATCAATTATCCATGGTGCAACTGCATTAACTCGAATATTATCTTTTCCCCATTCGCAGGCCAAGTTCTTTGTTAATTGATTTATTGCTCCTATAAAATATAAGTcaaaattgtttttaaaaaaaacagtAATTAGTGTTTTTGAGAAACAAATCATTTGTACAACACCTTTTGTAGCTGCATAGAGAGAAACAAAAGGAATAGCCATGATTCCAGAGATAGAAGAGATGAACACAATGCTGCTTGCTTTTCCTGAAACTTTCAGAAAAGGGTATGCTAATTGACACAAGTGGTATGAAGCCTCAAAATTGGTCCCAATCATTAGTGAGCAATCTCCAGATGTAGTTTTTGTGGTTTCCTTTGGTACACATATACCAGCATTATTTACCTAAGATATAACAAACATCATCAGTCAAATTGCACCGATCGCTTAAATATAAGATAAATCCATTAAATATTCAATATGAACTTCAAAAACATTTAAGATAATTCACTTACGAGGATGTCAAGCTTCCCATTGAAGTATTCAGTAGCTTTTTCAATCAACTGGTTTCGTTCATCTTCTGAAAACAAGTCACATGTAGATCCATTTACTTTATAACCCTTCTTTTGCCATTTCTCCAAACATTCAATTAAGTCTTTTTTATTTCTTGAACATGTAAAGATTGTTGCGCCGAAACTCGCTAATTCTTCAACTATGGCATGGCTAATGCATCAGTAATAAAGCATAAATCAGAAATAATTATAATGGACATTAtgaatgaattaaaaaaaaaggaattaagAATAGTTGCTGGAATTATGTTTGCTTACCCTATGCCCCTAGTACCCCCAGTAACAAGGGCAGTCATGCCATGAAGAGACCATCTTCCATCTCCATTGTTATTTTCATTCTGTGCCATCCCTTAGTTTGTtgttaatatttttcaaaacttcagAGTAAGAAAATGATTTGCATAACAGCAAAGGTCAggctactatatatacatagtctTCCAAGTGAGTTATAGTACTGAAGCCGCTTGGCAggaaaatatattgaagaaatattaAAAAAGAATAGTCTAGTAAGAAAATAAGGCATAGTCCAAGTTCTGCGGTCTAATATGATGGCCAATGTGAAAAGTGACCCAAAATTATTTACGTACTATTTTACTGTGCAAAATGATTTAGGTACTATTATATTGGATAACAAAAGGCACTTCCACGTGGAAAATAGGGGGTAATGATTTATTGAAATTCTGAATTTTTGGATATGATATAGGTAATTATTTGATTTATAGAAG harbors:
- the LOC107794524 gene encoding tropinone reductase homolog; the encoded protein is MAQNENNNGDGRWSLHGMTALVTGGTRGIGHAIVEELASFGATIFTCSRNKKDLIECLEKWQKKGYKVNGSTCDLFSEDERNQLIEKATEYFNGKLDILVNNAGICVPKETTKTTSGDCSLMIGTNFEASYHLCQLAYPFLKVSGKASSIVFISSISGIMAIPFVSLYAATKGAINQLTKNLACEWGKDNIRVNAVAPWIIDTALTDTVAEDFESKDVENLIKRTPISRMGKPNEVSSLVAYLCFPAASYITGQIICVDGGKTVCGFP